From Zhongshania aliphaticivorans, one genomic window encodes:
- a CDS encoding DUF7064 domain-containing protein: MQRVYTTDIKPLDPIHDNRHKLGSGPLARESLAYLLQLPEEGVAGIVYTWVNGEGRAGCAVTLFGPGIGPEPLIESFDGIAVAAEMDFFDWRVAGLQLRLGTLLETAHIRYQSDKFEIDFHFTASQPAYAYSSHKGGCPQWIAHDRFEQQGTQSGLIRFAGKEIALRGYTQRDHSWGTRDWGVNQHWKWIHAQAGPELSVHFWKLESMGQTLIRGYVDKNGHIAQVVDVDIDFEMNDDMTTRVVNADIVDTAGRSTRFQGVPFATFYLSPDPMITLFESPISAFIDGQPGGGCCEVMWTNSLINYVKAKAEVVK; encoded by the coding sequence ATGCAGCGCGTGTACACCACCGATATAAAACCACTCGACCCTATTCACGATAATCGTCATAAACTTGGCAGTGGGCCGCTGGCCCGAGAGTCGCTGGCTTATTTATTACAGCTGCCGGAAGAGGGGGTGGCGGGTATTGTTTACACTTGGGTCAATGGCGAAGGTAGGGCGGGTTGCGCGGTCACCCTTTTTGGCCCTGGCATTGGGCCAGAGCCGTTGATCGAAAGTTTTGATGGTATTGCGGTAGCCGCCGAAATGGATTTTTTTGACTGGCGCGTCGCGGGCTTGCAGCTGCGCTTGGGCACCTTGCTAGAAACTGCCCACATTCGCTATCAATCTGATAAATTCGAAATAGACTTTCATTTCACCGCCAGCCAACCCGCTTACGCTTATAGCTCTCATAAAGGCGGTTGCCCCCAGTGGATTGCTCATGACCGCTTTGAGCAGCAGGGCACGCAATCGGGGTTGATTCGCTTCGCTGGCAAAGAGATCGCGTTGCGCGGCTACACCCAGCGTGACCATTCCTGGGGTACCCGGGACTGGGGTGTGAATCAGCACTGGAAATGGATACACGCCCAAGCGGGCCCAGAGTTAAGCGTGCATTTTTGGAAGCTGGAGTCGATGGGCCAAACCCTGATTCGCGGTTACGTGGATAAGAACGGCCATATCGCTCAGGTGGTTGACGTGGATATTGATTTTGAGATGAATGACGACATGACCACGCGTGTTGTCAATGCGGATATTGTCGATACCGCCGGGCGATCAACTCGCTTTCAAGGGGTCCCGTTCGCGACTTTTTATCTTTCACCTGATCCGATGATTACGCTTTTTGAATCGCCGATTTCCGCTTTCATCGACGGTCAGCCCGGCGGTGGCTGTTGCGAAGTGATGTGGACTAATAGCCTGATTAACTACGTTAAAGCAAAAGCCGAGGTGGTCAAATGA
- a CDS encoding SDR family oxidoreductase — MFNNSTLNGKRILVTGGGTGLGKEISRGLLACGAEVYICGRRESVLQTTCEELGADTGGKIHYRICDIRDPESIDDMVESIFTEGPLSGLINNAAANFISPTKDLSPRGYQAIRSTVMDGSFYTVLAVGKRWINLGIRGSIVSNLVTWVWTGSAYVVPSAMSKTAIDSMTKSLAVEWGPYGIRLNAVAPGPFPTEGAWEKLNPTGKSSGATDSSSVPMRRYGEMPELANLMIFLQADGCDYLTGQTIAIDGGHHLAAPSTFASLSDLSDDDWSNIRENLKASADKEKSERSTG, encoded by the coding sequence ATGTTTAATAACAGCACCCTTAATGGCAAACGAATTCTCGTTACCGGTGGCGGAACAGGTCTTGGCAAGGAAATCAGCAGAGGATTACTCGCCTGTGGCGCTGAAGTGTACATTTGCGGACGCCGTGAAAGCGTATTACAGACCACCTGCGAAGAACTGGGTGCCGATACCGGCGGCAAAATCCACTACCGCATTTGCGATATCCGCGACCCAGAATCGATTGACGACATGGTAGAGTCGATTTTCACCGAAGGCCCGCTAAGCGGCTTGATCAACAACGCCGCAGCGAACTTCATCTCCCCCACCAAAGACTTATCGCCACGGGGCTATCAAGCTATTCGCTCCACCGTAATGGACGGCTCTTTCTACACTGTATTAGCCGTGGGTAAGCGCTGGATCAATCTTGGGATTCGCGGCAGTATCGTTAGTAACTTAGTAACCTGGGTATGGACCGGTTCGGCCTATGTCGTGCCGTCGGCAATGTCTAAAACCGCCATCGACTCCATGACCAAGTCTCTCGCGGTAGAGTGGGGACCTTACGGCATTCGTCTCAACGCAGTTGCCCCCGGCCCCTTCCCCACCGAAGGTGCTTGGGAAAAGCTCAACCCCACCGGTAAATCGAGCGGCGCCACCGATTCGTCTAGCGTACCGATGCGCCGCTACGGTGAAATGCCAGAATTAGCTAACTTAATGATTTTCTTACAAGCTGACGGCTGCGACTACTTAACAGGACAGACCATTGCCATTGATGGCGGCCACCATTTAGCCGCGCCGAGCACCTTTGCCAGCCTATCTGATCTGAGCGACGACGACTGGAGTAATATTCGCGAGAACCTGAAAGCCTCAGCTGACAAAGAGAAGAGCGAGCGCTCTACGGGCTAA
- a CDS encoding thiolase family protein → MITTYDDAWLIDGRRSGFGAVNGTISNISATDLGIAVVKGLLSEAKINPQDIDCLFAANLAPSDFDAGYLPRHIGLYSGLPQGAPALMLQRLCGSGFELIAAAADYRQLNKAEVMLCVGSESMSRMPVASFTSRSGFKLGQVDFRDYLLELLYDAAADIPMGITAENLAKQYNLSRVEVDQFAMTSFERALAAQKSGVLADEILTLTNQTFECEGLKTKQFKLPRGVESFATDEHVRPTTLETLAKLRPSFTKDGVQTGGNSSGIVDGAAAALVSSKAYADRTGLKPLAKIVASSAAGVDPHYMGIGPVPAIKALLEATGLSIDDIGLFEINEAFSAQCLAVARELKIDESKLNVNGGATAYGHPLAATGVRCTTTVAKEMKRRGVKYGIASACVGGGQGSAILLENPDA, encoded by the coding sequence ATGATCACAACCTACGATGACGCGTGGCTAATCGATGGCCGCCGCAGCGGCTTTGGTGCAGTAAACGGCACAATCTCGAACATTTCCGCAACCGATCTCGGTATTGCTGTCGTGAAAGGCCTGCTTAGCGAGGCGAAGATCAATCCCCAGGACATCGACTGCCTATTTGCCGCCAACCTTGCCCCCTCTGACTTTGACGCGGGCTATTTACCTCGGCACATTGGCTTGTACTCCGGTCTTCCCCAAGGCGCACCGGCACTAATGCTGCAGCGTCTGTGTGGTTCAGGTTTCGAACTTATTGCCGCAGCTGCCGATTACCGCCAGCTCAATAAAGCCGAAGTGATGCTCTGCGTAGGCAGTGAATCAATGTCTCGTATGCCAGTCGCCAGCTTCACTAGCCGCAGCGGCTTTAAATTGGGTCAAGTCGACTTCCGCGACTACCTGCTTGAGCTGCTCTACGACGCCGCCGCCGATATCCCAATGGGTATCACTGCCGAGAATCTCGCCAAGCAGTACAATTTAAGCCGCGTTGAAGTCGATCAATTCGCGATGACCAGCTTTGAGCGGGCCTTAGCCGCGCAAAAATCCGGTGTGCTCGCTGATGAAATACTCACGCTCACCAACCAAACCTTTGAATGCGAAGGTTTGAAAACCAAGCAGTTTAAACTGCCACGCGGTGTTGAAAGCTTCGCAACTGACGAGCATGTGCGCCCCACCACCCTAGAGACACTGGCGAAATTGCGCCCCTCTTTCACTAAGGATGGCGTACAAACTGGCGGCAATAGCTCGGGCATTGTAGACGGCGCCGCTGCCGCATTGGTTTCTAGCAAAGCATATGCTGATCGCACTGGTCTTAAGCCCCTCGCTAAAATCGTCGCCTCTTCTGCAGCCGGTGTTGATCCCCACTACATGGGTATCGGCCCAGTTCCAGCAATCAAAGCCTTGTTAGAAGCCACTGGCCTAAGCATTGATGACATTGGTTTGTTCGAAATTAACGAAGCATTCTCGGCTCAGTGTCTTGCCGTAGCCCGCGAGTTAAAAATTGACGAGAGCAAACTCAACGTCAACGGCGGCGCAACTGCATACGGCCACCCACTGGCTGCAACCGGTGTGCGCTGTACTACAACCGTTGCTAAAGAAATGAAACGCCGCGGCGTTAAATACGGTATTGCTTCAGCCTGTGTAGGCGGTGGCCAAGGCAGCGCTATACTGCTGGAAAACCCCGACGCATAA
- a CDS encoding helix-turn-helix transcriptional regulator, whose translation MHTLTSHQHQFAQDIMSRSGANNFCLFLFSARPERAGVHFFCHYGMSAQIKSVYSQGLWAHDPFLNHIKQQGANKEVAVLDRCQFEGSDSEGDSYWNYINRVGYRDIVSVIHPYTPDIFLVGGLMGQDRGREYGEISATHSVIDDLDHFVGESATALMSSLIAPLLSADSSHYSTIEQTLTLTPRERDVINALYAGYGNKQIAAVLSLSEYTIENHFKRLFRKFNVHNRTALLAAVQQLGLL comes from the coding sequence ATGCATACACTTACTAGCCATCAACATCAATTCGCCCAAGATATCATGAGCCGGTCGGGAGCAAATAATTTTTGTTTGTTTTTGTTCTCTGCTCGGCCTGAGCGAGCGGGTGTTCACTTTTTTTGTCATTACGGCATGAGCGCCCAAATTAAATCGGTGTACAGCCAAGGCTTGTGGGCACACGATCCATTTTTAAATCACATAAAGCAGCAAGGTGCTAACAAGGAGGTGGCTGTTTTAGATCGCTGCCAGTTTGAGGGCAGCGATAGCGAAGGTGACAGCTATTGGAATTATATTAACCGCGTTGGTTATCGCGATATTGTTTCGGTAATTCACCCTTATACCCCTGATATTTTTTTGGTGGGCGGCCTAATGGGCCAAGATCGCGGTCGAGAATACGGCGAAATATCCGCTACTCATAGTGTGATTGATGACTTAGATCATTTTGTGGGGGAGTCGGCAACGGCGCTAATGTCGTCGTTGATTGCGCCATTACTTTCGGCGGATTCTAGCCATTATTCTACTATTGAGCAGACGCTGACACTGACACCGAGGGAGCGGGATGTCATTAATGCCTTATATGCAGGCTATGGCAATAAGCAGATCGCCGCTGTATTGTCGTTGTCCGAATACACTATTGAGAATCACTTTAAACGCTTGTTTCGTAAATTTAATGTACACAATCGTACCGCGCTCTTGGCGGCGGTTCAGCAGCTCGGTTTACTCTAA
- a CDS encoding TetR/AcrR family transcriptional regulator — protein sequence MAESPKKARVPQTQRTAIMRYRLSKAAFEVIKDVGFANFRTSAVSKQAGVSQGAQLHHYPTKNDLTLAAMQYAYEQSNSIFTRNIAAFRPDDDPVDAAMKDAEDFFMSDYFMVALDILMAGGKNEELRGQQIELAVTSRSLVEKAWIDRLVDLGWDKELAEDILNISFCLVRGYVVKMLISENPKQYRRLVQRWKSMVSSAVTLG from the coding sequence TTGGCAGAAAGCCCCAAAAAAGCGAGGGTTCCGCAGACACAGCGCACGGCGATTATGCGTTATCGCTTGTCAAAAGCCGCTTTTGAGGTCATCAAAGATGTCGGCTTTGCTAATTTCCGCACCTCTGCTGTGTCTAAGCAAGCAGGGGTTTCCCAGGGCGCCCAGCTTCATCATTATCCCACCAAAAATGATCTGACCTTGGCAGCAATGCAATACGCTTACGAGCAATCGAATAGTATTTTCACCCGCAATATTGCCGCCTTTCGACCCGACGACGATCCCGTTGATGCGGCAATGAAAGACGCCGAAGATTTCTTTATGTCTGACTATTTCATGGTCGCACTGGATATATTAATGGCGGGGGGCAAGAACGAAGAATTACGCGGCCAACAAATTGAGCTTGCAGTGACCAGTCGCTCCCTCGTCGAAAAGGCGTGGATCGACCGTCTGGTAGATTTAGGTTGGGACAAGGAGCTCGCCGAAGACATTCTCAATATCAGCTTTTGTTTAGTAAGAGGCTATGTGGTGAAAATGCTCATCAGCGAAAACCCCAAGCAATATCGGCGTTTGGTTCAGCGCTGGAAAAGTATGGTTAGCAGTGCTGTAACGCTAGGCTGA
- a CDS encoding enoyl-CoA hydratase/isomerase family protein: MELTAFKFKIENGVARITLSQGKRGNPFDSTFCREFNLLATECDDNRDVRAVIIDAEGPYFSVGGDLKTFANGERAALPRFIKTATADMHMGVSRLARMDAPVIFSCDALVAGGGVALAAAADFVLIGPNAKFYAAFAGIGFSCDCGSSYFLPRRVGTRKAFSFFARNQNWSAEQALEYGLATEIHASEELAEATNQLARELATGPTFTYGQYKNLFLSSFGNGLESQMEMESRALTECTRSDDTWNAVLAVANKEQVTFHYK; encoded by the coding sequence ATGGAATTAACGGCGTTTAAATTTAAAATAGAGAATGGCGTTGCCCGCATCACCCTGAGTCAAGGTAAGCGAGGCAACCCGTTTGATTCGACATTTTGTCGCGAATTCAATCTACTCGCTACCGAATGCGATGATAATCGCGACGTTCGCGCGGTTATCATCGACGCCGAAGGCCCTTATTTCAGTGTGGGCGGAGATTTAAAAACCTTTGCTAACGGCGAGCGTGCAGCCCTGCCTCGTTTTATTAAAACCGCAACCGCCGATATGCACATGGGTGTTTCGCGACTTGCGCGCATGGACGCCCCGGTAATTTTCAGCTGCGACGCATTGGTGGCGGGCGGTGGTGTCGCCTTGGCGGCGGCAGCCGACTTTGTACTAATCGGCCCCAATGCTAAGTTTTACGCGGCCTTCGCTGGCATTGGCTTTTCCTGCGATTGCGGCTCTTCCTATTTTCTACCCCGGCGTGTTGGTACCAGAAAGGCATTTTCCTTCTTTGCCCGCAATCAGAATTGGAGCGCCGAACAAGCCTTGGAGTACGGCTTGGCCACGGAAATCCACGCATCCGAAGAACTTGCCGAAGCCACGAATCAACTGGCCCGGGAGCTGGCAACTGGACCAACCTTTACCTATGGTCAATACAAGAATTTGTTTTTGAGCAGTTTCGGCAATGGCCTTGAAAGCCAAATGGAAATGGAGTCTCGGGCGCTGACCGAATGCACTCGCAGCGACGACACCTGGAACGCGGTGTTAGCCGTGGCCAACAAAGAACAAGTTACCTTCCACTATAAATAA
- a CDS encoding long-chain-fatty-acid--CoA ligase — MWAFPEIRNVADIVRYNAKQYPQQTATQFMGYALSWAEFDEKSSKMANAMRSAGVNQGDRVLYYAGNADDYFLTIYACAKINAVFIPMNWRLSSTEAAGILNDAKPALAIVQNSFKDLWDSARSMIDLDIPSIDMIAGQREQNPLWQWYDGADSSDPNAYCGLDDTTWQIYTSGTTGIPKGVEFCQAGIMNMRLCEHLEPAYTWGAQDRFLFCVPSFHLLGLGLSMQAMYNGATIVIATQFDPTEVLQLINEQKPSLAGVAPVMLQMLLDHPKTENTDFSSLREIMYAGSAISVGLLKRAMEKIPCKFMQFYGSTESGGAITLLRPDDHDLNNEHRLTSCGKPLPLIEIKIIDTDGQTLPANQPGEMLIKLPSIAKGYWQKGEAWQEVFNTGWYKSGDVGYFDDEGYFYIVDRAKDMIVTGGENVYSTEVENCLSLHPDVAAAAVIGVPSEKWGEEVKAMIILRSGTKPSEADIIDYCKAHLARYKCPKSVAFVDDFPRTGAGKVSKKDLRAPYWENHGRSIG; from the coding sequence ATGTGGGCCTTTCCAGAAATTCGCAACGTTGCAGACATTGTCCGCTATAACGCCAAACAGTACCCGCAACAGACTGCCACTCAGTTTATGGGCTACGCGCTCAGCTGGGCTGAGTTTGATGAAAAATCCAGCAAAATGGCCAATGCCATGCGCAGCGCCGGCGTAAACCAAGGTGACCGCGTGCTGTACTACGCAGGCAATGCCGACGACTATTTTCTCACCATTTATGCCTGTGCAAAAATTAATGCTGTATTCATTCCCATGAACTGGCGCCTGTCGAGCACTGAAGCTGCCGGCATCCTCAACGACGCCAAGCCGGCCTTGGCCATCGTCCAAAATAGCTTTAAGGACCTCTGGGACAGCGCTCGCAGCATGATCGACCTCGATATTCCGAGCATTGATATGATCGCTGGTCAGCGCGAGCAAAACCCCCTTTGGCAGTGGTACGACGGCGCCGATAGCAGCGACCCTAACGCCTATTGCGGTCTTGACGATACCACATGGCAAATTTACACCTCCGGCACCACCGGTATTCCCAAAGGCGTAGAGTTTTGCCAAGCGGGCATTATGAATATGCGCCTGTGTGAACACCTTGAGCCCGCCTATACTTGGGGCGCACAAGATCGCTTCTTATTTTGCGTACCAAGCTTCCATTTACTGGGCCTTGGTCTGTCAATGCAGGCGATGTACAACGGCGCTACTATTGTTATCGCCACCCAATTTGACCCGACCGAAGTCTTGCAGCTAATCAATGAGCAAAAACCGAGCTTGGCTGGCGTAGCGCCGGTCATGCTACAAATGTTGCTGGATCACCCGAAAACAGAAAATACCGATTTCAGCAGTCTGCGTGAAATTATGTACGCTGGCTCGGCTATTTCCGTTGGGCTATTAAAACGCGCTATGGAAAAAATACCCTGTAAATTCATGCAATTTTATGGCTCCACCGAATCCGGCGGTGCAATCACACTGCTGCGCCCAGATGACCACGACCTCAACAACGAGCATCGTTTAACCTCCTGCGGAAAACCGCTGCCGCTAATCGAAATCAAAATTATCGACACCGATGGCCAAACGCTGCCAGCCAACCAGCCGGGCGAAATGCTCATTAAGCTACCCTCTATCGCAAAAGGCTATTGGCAAAAGGGAGAAGCGTGGCAGGAGGTATTCAATACTGGCTGGTATAAATCGGGTGATGTGGGCTACTTCGACGACGAAGGCTACTTCTATATCGTCGACCGCGCCAAAGACATGATCGTCACCGGCGGTGAAAACGTCTATTCCACCGAAGTCGAAAACTGCTTGTCACTGCATCCAGATGTCGCCGCCGCTGCCGTAATTGGCGTGCCCAGCGAGAAATGGGGAGAAGAAGTTAAAGCCATGATCATTCTCCGATCTGGCACCAAGCCCAGCGAAGCCGATATAATAGATTATTGCAAAGCGCACCTAGCGCGCTACAAATGCCCAAAATCAGTAGCGTTTGTCGACGACTTCCCGCGCACCGGCGCTGGCAAGGTGTCGAAAAAAGATCTCCGCGCTCCCTACTGGGAGAATCACGGGCGCAGCATCGGCTAG
- a CDS encoding sensor histidine kinase, translated as MQIMTAPDLIRRLSSTYAILIIGISSLIPAFFTTYLYFFQDHHLHFISHAGHELAIAIALLQSGFIAVIAWQCFQYSGERFLRWLALGFFSFTLIYACHGIFTRIASVNIWQFVLYGPVSRLVMVGCFFVGLLTYGKPALDNDEKQRRGSWRSWTTVLIIINVAVFGLASTSWAPPAQKVFELSALLLSLLCVAIVRLRGLNSPLMTIYSVSLLFFAQSSATFLLSSAWNHLWWFAHIIFASGFILLSYSVIKVFLTTRSFALVFSQEELFEQVRAEKSRTEKALAELQDAHADLGNTHDLLRSVLASASEFSIVATDINGLITIFNKGSERMLGYRAADMVGLQTPLMFHCDAEIEARGKELSAEFYTVVSGFRVFVGRSEVDGQETREWTYIHKDGHRFSVSLVVTTIRSTVGEITGYLGIAEDITERKRLANLKSEFLSTVSHELRTPLTSIVGSLDLIVGGVFGPVSEPMSGMVDVAHKNSQRLRSLINDLLDMEKMSAGKLNFELEWQPLEAIVVPAIEDMRPYGSMRRISLIFKTSLKNELLVRVDAMRLQQVLSNLISNAIKFSPEGGLVEIIIKTVDDKARVEVSDHGSGIPWSFRKSIFTRFSQADSSDTRQHGGSGLGLAITRQLIERMGGSIGFESEPGQGAVFWFELPLR; from the coding sequence ATGCAAATTATGACGGCGCCTGATCTTATTCGACGTTTGAGCTCTACTTACGCGATTCTTATCATTGGCATATCGAGTTTAATTCCTGCATTTTTCACTACCTACCTGTATTTTTTTCAAGACCACCATCTGCATTTTATCAGTCATGCTGGTCACGAATTGGCGATTGCGATAGCGCTCCTGCAGAGCGGTTTCATTGCAGTAATAGCATGGCAGTGTTTTCAGTACTCCGGTGAGCGATTTTTGCGCTGGTTGGCGCTTGGTTTCTTTTCTTTTACGCTTATTTATGCCTGCCATGGAATTTTCACCCGTATAGCTTCAGTAAATATTTGGCAGTTTGTGCTATACGGGCCAGTTAGTAGGCTGGTCATGGTTGGCTGCTTTTTTGTTGGACTGCTGACTTATGGTAAACCGGCCTTGGATAATGACGAAAAGCAGCGCCGAGGTAGTTGGCGTTCTTGGACTACTGTTCTGATAATAATCAATGTCGCAGTTTTTGGCCTGGCGTCAACAAGTTGGGCGCCGCCCGCACAAAAGGTTTTTGAACTTAGTGCTTTGCTGCTTTCGCTATTGTGTGTTGCGATCGTGCGGCTGCGGGGACTGAATTCGCCTCTGATGACAATTTACTCCGTATCACTGTTGTTTTTTGCTCAGTCATCGGCAACCTTTTTGCTCAGTTCGGCATGGAATCATCTGTGGTGGTTTGCGCATATTATTTTTGCTTCGGGTTTTATTTTACTTAGTTACAGCGTTATTAAAGTATTTCTTACTACTCGCTCCTTCGCACTGGTATTTAGCCAAGAAGAGCTATTTGAGCAAGTTCGCGCCGAGAAGAGCCGAACGGAGAAAGCGCTGGCAGAATTGCAGGATGCTCATGCTGACCTAGGAAATACTCACGATTTACTACGCTCAGTACTGGCCTCGGCCTCAGAGTTTTCGATTGTCGCGACGGATATCAACGGCCTGATAACGATATTTAATAAGGGTTCTGAGCGAATGTTGGGTTATCGCGCAGCGGATATGGTGGGGTTGCAAACCCCGTTAATGTTCCATTGTGACGCTGAGATAGAAGCCCGCGGCAAGGAGCTTAGTGCAGAGTTCTATACTGTTGTTTCTGGCTTCCGAGTTTTTGTTGGGCGGTCAGAGGTTGATGGCCAAGAAACTCGGGAGTGGACGTATATTCACAAAGATGGGCATCGTTTTTCAGTGTCATTGGTGGTTACGACAATACGCTCCACGGTCGGCGAAATTACCGGTTATTTGGGTATTGCTGAAGATATAACGGAGCGGAAACGGCTCGCTAATTTGAAAAGCGAATTTCTCTCGACGGTCAGCCACGAATTGCGAACGCCGTTGACCTCAATAGTCGGCAGTCTTGATTTAATCGTTGGCGGGGTATTTGGACCTGTCTCAGAACCCATGTCAGGAATGGTGGATGTAGCCCACAAAAATAGTCAGCGACTACGCTCGCTAATAAACGATTTACTCGATATGGAGAAAATGAGCGCCGGAAAGCTCAATTTTGAACTGGAATGGCAGCCGCTGGAGGCGATTGTGGTACCTGCAATTGAGGATATGCGTCCTTACGGCAGTATGCGGCGTATTAGTTTGATATTTAAGACCTCCTTGAAAAATGAGCTGCTTGTGCGAGTTGATGCCATGCGTCTCCAACAAGTTTTGAGTAATCTAATATCAAATGCCATTAAGTTTTCGCCCGAGGGTGGGCTCGTTGAAATTATTATTAAAACTGTCGACGACAAGGCTCGTGTAGAAGTATCTGACCACGGTAGCGGAATTCCCTGGTCTTTTCGTAAAAGCATTTTTACGCGATTCTCTCAAGCAGATAGCTCAGATACACGGCAGCATGGAGGCTCAGGGTTGGGGCTCGCGATAACTCGTCAGTTGATTGAGCGCATGGGAGGCTCAATTGGATTTGAATCGGAACCAGGGCAAGGGGCTGTATTTTGGTTTGAGCTACCATTGCGTTAA
- a CDS encoding phosphotransferase family protein — protein MSLSSVAASFELGRDIEPSVVAMLQQAANNKSHGVYQSLSAEQLLPKLEAFIRAQGLAGAEVKGLRRMGGGASKEQFVFDLHSAAGPVQRCVLRMDPLESAVVTDRRKEYEVLNCMQSVLPVPPVLWADIEGAELGRPALICGFIGGVTKPSGDSGNVSGLGALLPERFRERLSAQFIDYLVAMHGVAVDFKPEVFQVPDADPQQAARWQLNWWSSVWQDDAIEGSPLMGLAERWMRDNLPSARELVVVHADYRTGNYLFDEDSQEISTVLDWELAHIGDYHEDLAWIICHKGVTEDGQIMASGLMTPEELCERYRAATGRLVDAKTLHFYKVLSVYKCVAICLATAAQTASRKHSHQDVLLSWLTAAGHSFSAELLSLLKEVQ, from the coding sequence ATGAGCTTGTCTAGTGTGGCGGCGAGCTTTGAGTTGGGTCGCGATATTGAACCTAGCGTGGTGGCGATGTTACAGCAGGCTGCGAACAATAAATCCCACGGTGTATACCAGTCGCTGAGTGCAGAGCAACTGCTGCCTAAGTTAGAGGCTTTCATTCGCGCTCAAGGTTTGGCTGGGGCTGAGGTGAAAGGTCTGCGCCGAATGGGTGGGGGCGCGTCTAAGGAGCAATTTGTTTTTGATTTACATTCTGCGGCCGGGCCTGTACAGCGCTGCGTACTGCGTATGGATCCCTTAGAAAGCGCGGTGGTGACTGATCGCCGTAAAGAGTACGAAGTGCTTAACTGCATGCAGAGTGTATTACCGGTGCCACCGGTGTTATGGGCAGACATAGAGGGCGCTGAGCTGGGGCGACCGGCACTGATTTGCGGCTTTATTGGTGGTGTCACCAAGCCCAGCGGTGACAGCGGCAATGTGTCGGGCTTGGGTGCGTTATTGCCTGAGCGGTTCCGCGAGCGGCTCTCGGCGCAATTTATTGACTACTTGGTGGCCATGCATGGGGTGGCCGTGGATTTTAAGCCAGAGGTGTTTCAGGTGCCGGATGCCGACCCCCAGCAGGCGGCGCGCTGGCAATTAAATTGGTGGAGCAGTGTGTGGCAGGATGACGCCATTGAAGGCTCGCCGCTGATGGGCTTGGCCGAGCGCTGGATGCGCGACAATCTTCCCAGCGCGCGGGAATTAGTGGTGGTCCACGCCGACTACCGCACCGGCAATTATTTATTTGACGAAGACAGCCAAGAAATTAGCACGGTTTTAGATTGGGAACTGGCCCATATTGGCGACTACCACGAAGACCTGGCGTGGATTATTTGCCACAAGGGCGTGACCGAAGACGGTCAGATTATGGCGTCGGGGCTGATGACGCCAGAGGAACTGTGTGAACGCTACCGCGCGGCAACGGGCCGTCTAGTCGATGCCAAAACTCTGCATTTTTATAAGGTATTGAGCGTGTACAAATGTGTGGCAATTTGCCTTGCCACTGCGGCGCAAACTGCTAGTCGAAAGCACAGTCATCAAGATGTATTGCTGAGTTGGCTTACCGCAGCAGGGCACTCCTTTTCCGCCGAACTATTAAGCCTGCTTAAGGAGGTTCAGTAA